The following coding sequences are from one Gadus macrocephalus chromosome 3, ASM3116895v1 window:
- the ncapg gene encoding condensin complex subunit 3 isoform X2, producing the protein MTADSEMEIKEAFNRAQKGHNNKAKLVAVLKSRYNKLEDKTLFHEKFIHYLKYAMIVYKREPAVENVIEFVAKFASSFQSSSKNDKEGEQQQEEEDEEEEEEDDHPFLTFIFNFLLESHKANSHAVRFRVCQLINKLLGSMSENAQIDDDLFDNLHQAMLIRVTDKFPNVRIQAALAMTRLQQPQDPDCPTVSAYMLILDNDSNAEVRRAVLSCIAMSPITLVKVLKRTRDVKESVRKLAYQVLADKVHVKALSIAQRVTLLEEGLHDTSEAVREAVKTRLLPSWLKHLDGDVVLLLPRLDVENCSETALEVLKAIFTNMPEEEMLKDRVQLGTSKLIPGDALSCENVIYWRALCEFVRAKGDEGEEMLEKILPDAATYADYLQGFVRTVPVLSEAQRAEFNSLEMAMRKEFISQQLIHLVGCLDTNEEGGRRRVLAVLQELLCRPQTPASLVSLLTEKLLSLIPDDNRRIQMVAEIISDVREPIAEAGPPLDGAQERRKQIKLAEVKVRILEARQALDDCIAAQEFSNAAQFKDSITELENQRNLVLQETAEGSQPVDRESDPDTLLRCLTMCAELLKQMNIKTRIGPTLSAIVSSLIVPCIANAHPAVRNMAVVCLGTSALHSKELAKAHMVLLLQIAQLDEVKIRISALRSIIDLLLLFSFQLLSEKPVAQATPASHSPGGQEEEEPMEEKGDLAGDTAQSILQLLSEFLDGEVSDLRTETAQGLAKLMYMDRFSSAKMFSRLVLLWYNPVTEGDTSLRHCLGVFFQLYARESRAHQEVVGESFLPTVRTLMNAPATSPLAEVDPSNVVELLVELTRPGTLIKPSANHEVCVHDSMALRVCGEILKDQTAPEVRLYAKTLNNLEVSANEGARQELHALLLEVTQVVKDRISLRAVEKVIDRLVDSTEQAEQHTETALQPLDINADEFVAEDPSKSVKKPKRGQKKTPAPKSGRKGSRRAESSEESDGENVPESLPRARPSRRAKTAALERYKLDLNPLIDQEANTS; encoded by the exons ATGACGGCCGACAGCGAGATGGAGATAAAGGAGGCCTTCAACAGAGCCCAGAAGGGCCACAACAACAAGGCCAAGCTGGTGGCCGTCCTGAAGAGTCGCTACAACAAG TTGGAGGACAAGACGTTGTTCCATGAAAAGTTCATCCACTACCTAAAGTACGCCATGATCGTGTACAAAAGGGAGCCCGCTGTGGAAAATGTCATCGAGTTTGTCGCCAAGTTTGCCTCAAGCTTCCAGTCTTCTTCTAAAAACGACAAAGagggggagcagcagcaggaagaggaagacgaggaggaggaggaggaggatgaccaTCCTTTTCTCACCTTCATCTTTAACTTCCTGTTGGAG TCCCACAAGGCCAACAGCCACGCGGTGCGTTTCCGTGTGTGCCAGCTGATCAACAAGCTGCTGGGCAGCATGTCGGAGAACGCCCAGATCGACGACGACCTGTTTGACAACCTCCACCAGGCCATGCTGATCCGCGTCACCGACAAGTTCCCCAACGTGAGGATCCAGGCCGCCTTGGCCATGACCCGGCTGCAGCAGCCCCAGGACCCAGACTGCCCCACCGTCAGTG CCTACATGCTGATCCTGGACAACGACTCCAACGCGGAGGTGAGGCGCGCGGTGCTGTCGTGCATCGCCATGTCGCCCATCACGCTGGTCAAGGTGCTGAAGCGCACGCGGGACGTCAAGGAGAGCGTCCGCAAGCTGGCCTACCAG GTTCTTGCCGATAAGGTGCACGTCAAGGCTCTTAGCATTGCCCAGAGAGTGACTCTATTAGAGGAGGGCCTGCACGACACCTCAG AGGCCGTCAGGGAGGCTGTGAAGACCCGGCTCCTGCCCTCCTGGCTCAAGCACCTTGACGGCGACgtcgtgctgctgctgcccaggCTGGACGTGGAGAACTGCTCGGAGACGGCCCTGGAAGTGCTCAAGGCCATCTTCACCAACATGCCCGAAGAGGAGATGCTGAAGGACAGGGTGCAGCTCGGCACGAG TAAGCTGATCCCGGGGGACGCTCTGAGCTGCGAGAACGTGATCTACTGGAGGGCTCTGTGTGAGTTCGTCAGGGCCAAGGGGGACGAGGGAGAGGAGATGCTGGAGAAGATCCTGCCGGACGCCGCCACCTATGCCGACTACCTCCAAGG GTTCGTGAGGACGGTGCCCGTGCTGTCGGAGGCGCAGAGGGCCGAGTTCAACTCGCTGGAGATGGCCATGAGGAAGGAGTTCATCTCCCAGCAGCTCATCCATCTTGTCGGCTGCCTGGACACTAACGAGGAAGGGGGCAG gaggcgtgttctggccgTGCTGCAGGAGTTGCTGTGTCGGCCCCAGACGCCCGCCTCCCTGGTGTCCCTGCTCACGGAGAAACTGCTCAGCCTCATCCCCGACGACAACCGCCGCATACAGATG GTGGCGGAGATCATCTCTGATGTCAGGGAGCCCATCGCCGAGGCCGGCCCGCCCCTGGACGGAGCCCAGGAGCGCCGGAAGCAGATCAAG CTCGCGGAGGTGAAGGTGCGCATCCTGGAGGCCCGCCAGGCGCTGGACGACTGCATCGCCGCCCAGGAGTTCAGCAACGCCGCCCAGTTCAAGGACTCCATCACGGAGCTGGAGAACCAGCGCAACCTGGTGCTGCAGGAGACGGCCGAGGGCAGCCAGCCCGTCGACCGGGAG AGCGACCCAGATACTCTCCTGAGGTGTCTGACCATGTGCGCCGAGCTGCTGAAGCAGATGAACATCAAGACCCGCATCGGGCCCACCTTGAGCGCCATCGTGTCTTCTCTG atCGTACCCTGCATCGCCAACGCTCATCCCGCCGTGCGCAACATGGCGGTGGTGTGTCTGGGCACGAGCGCGCTGCACAGCAAGGAGCTGGCCAAGGCTCACATGGTGCTGCTGTTGCAG ATCGCCCAGCTGGACGAGGTGAAGATCCGTATCAGCGCTCTGCGCTCAATCATCgacctgctgctgctcttcAGCTTCCAGCTGCTCTCCGAGAAGCCTGTCGCTCAGGCCACGCCGGCCTCCCATTCGCCGGGcgggcaggaagaggaggagccaatggaagagaagggagactTGGCGGGGGACACGGCTCAGAGCATTCTGCAGCTGCTGTCGGAGTTTCTCGATGGAGAG gtgtctGACCTGCGTACGGAGACGGCCCAGGGTCTGGCCAAGCTCATGTACATGGACCGCTTCTCCAGCGCCAAGATGTTCTCCCGCCTGGTGCTGCTGTGGTACAACCCCGTCACCGAGGGCGACACCAGCCTCCGCCACTGCCTGGGCGTCTTCTTCCAGCTCTACGCCCGCGAGAGCCG AGCCCACCAGGAAGTGGTCGGCGAGAGTTTCCTGCCCACGGTGCGGACCCTGATGAACGCGCCGGCCACGTCCCCGCTGGCGGAGGTGGATCCCAGTAACGtggtggagctgctggtggAGCTGACGCGCCCCGGGACCCTCATCAAGCCCTCCGCGAACCACGAG gtgtgtgtgcacgacAGCATGGCGCTGCGCGTGTGCGGGGAGATCCTGAAGGACCAGACGGCCCCCGAGGTGCGGCTCTACGCCAAGACCCTGAACAACCTGGAGGTCAGCGCCAACGAGGGCGCCCGGCAGGAGCTGCACGCGCTGCTGCTGGAGGTCACCCAG GTGGTGAAGGACCGCATCTCGCTCCGTGCCGTAGAGAAGGTGATTGACCGCCTGGTGGACTCCACGGAGCAGGCCGAGCAGCACACAGAAACAGCCCTCCAGCCCCTGGACATCAACGCTgacg AGTTTGTAGCAGAAGATCCCTCTAAATCTGTCAAGAAGCCCAAAAGAG GTCAGAAGAAGACCCCGGCCCCCAAATCGGGCAGAAAGGGCAGCCGACGGGCAGAGTCGTCTGAGGAGAG CGACGGCGAGAACGTGCCCGAGTCGCTTCCCCGGGCCCGGCCCTCTCGCAGGGCGAAGACGGCGGCTCTGGAGAGGTACAAGCTGGACCTGAACCCCCTCATCGACCAGGAGGCCAACACCTCCTAA
- the ncapg gene encoding condensin complex subunit 3 isoform X1 yields the protein MTADSEMEIKEAFNRAQKGHNNKAKLVAVLKSRYNKLEDKTLFHEKFIHYLKYAMIVYKREPAVENVIEFVAKFASSFQSSSKNDKEGEQQQEEEDEEEEEEDDHPFLTFIFNFLLESHKANSHAVRFRVCQLINKLLGSMSENAQIDDDLFDNLHQAMLIRVTDKFPNVRIQAALAMTRLQQPQDPDCPTVSAYMLILDNDSNAEVRRAVLSCIAMSPITLVKVLKRTRDVKESVRKLAYQVLADKVHVKALSIAQRVTLLEEGLHDTSEAVREAVKTRLLPSWLKHLDGDVVLLLPRLDVENCSETALEVLKAIFTNMPEEEMLKDRVQLGTSKLIPGDALSCENVIYWRALCEFVRAKGDEGEEMLEKILPDAATYADYLQGFVRTVPVLSEAQRAEFNSLEMAMRKEFISQQLIHLVGCLDTNEEGGRRRVLAVLQELLCRPQTPASLVSLLTEKLLSLIPDDNRRIQMVAEIISDVREPIAEAGPPLDGAQERRKQIKLAEVKVRILEARQALDDCIAAQEFSNAAQFKDSITELENQRNLVLQETAEGSQPVDREVRTEKSDPDTLLRCLTMCAELLKQMNIKTRIGPTLSAIVSSLIVPCIANAHPAVRNMAVVCLGTSALHSKELAKAHMVLLLQIAQLDEVKIRISALRSIIDLLLLFSFQLLSEKPVAQATPASHSPGGQEEEEPMEEKGDLAGDTAQSILQLLSEFLDGEVSDLRTETAQGLAKLMYMDRFSSAKMFSRLVLLWYNPVTEGDTSLRHCLGVFFQLYARESRAHQEVVGESFLPTVRTLMNAPATSPLAEVDPSNVVELLVELTRPGTLIKPSANHEVCVHDSMALRVCGEILKDQTAPEVRLYAKTLNNLEVSANEGARQELHALLLEVTQVVKDRISLRAVEKVIDRLVDSTEQAEQHTETALQPLDINADEFVAEDPSKSVKKPKRGQKKTPAPKSGRKGSRRAESSEESDGENVPESLPRARPSRRAKTAALERYKLDLNPLIDQEANTS from the exons ATGACGGCCGACAGCGAGATGGAGATAAAGGAGGCCTTCAACAGAGCCCAGAAGGGCCACAACAACAAGGCCAAGCTGGTGGCCGTCCTGAAGAGTCGCTACAACAAG TTGGAGGACAAGACGTTGTTCCATGAAAAGTTCATCCACTACCTAAAGTACGCCATGATCGTGTACAAAAGGGAGCCCGCTGTGGAAAATGTCATCGAGTTTGTCGCCAAGTTTGCCTCAAGCTTCCAGTCTTCTTCTAAAAACGACAAAGagggggagcagcagcaggaagaggaagacgaggaggaggaggaggaggatgaccaTCCTTTTCTCACCTTCATCTTTAACTTCCTGTTGGAG TCCCACAAGGCCAACAGCCACGCGGTGCGTTTCCGTGTGTGCCAGCTGATCAACAAGCTGCTGGGCAGCATGTCGGAGAACGCCCAGATCGACGACGACCTGTTTGACAACCTCCACCAGGCCATGCTGATCCGCGTCACCGACAAGTTCCCCAACGTGAGGATCCAGGCCGCCTTGGCCATGACCCGGCTGCAGCAGCCCCAGGACCCAGACTGCCCCACCGTCAGTG CCTACATGCTGATCCTGGACAACGACTCCAACGCGGAGGTGAGGCGCGCGGTGCTGTCGTGCATCGCCATGTCGCCCATCACGCTGGTCAAGGTGCTGAAGCGCACGCGGGACGTCAAGGAGAGCGTCCGCAAGCTGGCCTACCAG GTTCTTGCCGATAAGGTGCACGTCAAGGCTCTTAGCATTGCCCAGAGAGTGACTCTATTAGAGGAGGGCCTGCACGACACCTCAG AGGCCGTCAGGGAGGCTGTGAAGACCCGGCTCCTGCCCTCCTGGCTCAAGCACCTTGACGGCGACgtcgtgctgctgctgcccaggCTGGACGTGGAGAACTGCTCGGAGACGGCCCTGGAAGTGCTCAAGGCCATCTTCACCAACATGCCCGAAGAGGAGATGCTGAAGGACAGGGTGCAGCTCGGCACGAG TAAGCTGATCCCGGGGGACGCTCTGAGCTGCGAGAACGTGATCTACTGGAGGGCTCTGTGTGAGTTCGTCAGGGCCAAGGGGGACGAGGGAGAGGAGATGCTGGAGAAGATCCTGCCGGACGCCGCCACCTATGCCGACTACCTCCAAGG GTTCGTGAGGACGGTGCCCGTGCTGTCGGAGGCGCAGAGGGCCGAGTTCAACTCGCTGGAGATGGCCATGAGGAAGGAGTTCATCTCCCAGCAGCTCATCCATCTTGTCGGCTGCCTGGACACTAACGAGGAAGGGGGCAG gaggcgtgttctggccgTGCTGCAGGAGTTGCTGTGTCGGCCCCAGACGCCCGCCTCCCTGGTGTCCCTGCTCACGGAGAAACTGCTCAGCCTCATCCCCGACGACAACCGCCGCATACAGATG GTGGCGGAGATCATCTCTGATGTCAGGGAGCCCATCGCCGAGGCCGGCCCGCCCCTGGACGGAGCCCAGGAGCGCCGGAAGCAGATCAAG CTCGCGGAGGTGAAGGTGCGCATCCTGGAGGCCCGCCAGGCGCTGGACGACTGCATCGCCGCCCAGGAGTTCAGCAACGCCGCCCAGTTCAAGGACTCCATCACGGAGCTGGAGAACCAGCGCAACCTGGTGCTGCAGGAGACGGCCGAGGGCAGCCAGCCCGTCGACCGGGAGGTCCGCACGGAGAAG AGCGACCCAGATACTCTCCTGAGGTGTCTGACCATGTGCGCCGAGCTGCTGAAGCAGATGAACATCAAGACCCGCATCGGGCCCACCTTGAGCGCCATCGTGTCTTCTCTG atCGTACCCTGCATCGCCAACGCTCATCCCGCCGTGCGCAACATGGCGGTGGTGTGTCTGGGCACGAGCGCGCTGCACAGCAAGGAGCTGGCCAAGGCTCACATGGTGCTGCTGTTGCAG ATCGCCCAGCTGGACGAGGTGAAGATCCGTATCAGCGCTCTGCGCTCAATCATCgacctgctgctgctcttcAGCTTCCAGCTGCTCTCCGAGAAGCCTGTCGCTCAGGCCACGCCGGCCTCCCATTCGCCGGGcgggcaggaagaggaggagccaatggaagagaagggagactTGGCGGGGGACACGGCTCAGAGCATTCTGCAGCTGCTGTCGGAGTTTCTCGATGGAGAG gtgtctGACCTGCGTACGGAGACGGCCCAGGGTCTGGCCAAGCTCATGTACATGGACCGCTTCTCCAGCGCCAAGATGTTCTCCCGCCTGGTGCTGCTGTGGTACAACCCCGTCACCGAGGGCGACACCAGCCTCCGCCACTGCCTGGGCGTCTTCTTCCAGCTCTACGCCCGCGAGAGCCG AGCCCACCAGGAAGTGGTCGGCGAGAGTTTCCTGCCCACGGTGCGGACCCTGATGAACGCGCCGGCCACGTCCCCGCTGGCGGAGGTGGATCCCAGTAACGtggtggagctgctggtggAGCTGACGCGCCCCGGGACCCTCATCAAGCCCTCCGCGAACCACGAG gtgtgtgtgcacgacAGCATGGCGCTGCGCGTGTGCGGGGAGATCCTGAAGGACCAGACGGCCCCCGAGGTGCGGCTCTACGCCAAGACCCTGAACAACCTGGAGGTCAGCGCCAACGAGGGCGCCCGGCAGGAGCTGCACGCGCTGCTGCTGGAGGTCACCCAG GTGGTGAAGGACCGCATCTCGCTCCGTGCCGTAGAGAAGGTGATTGACCGCCTGGTGGACTCCACGGAGCAGGCCGAGCAGCACACAGAAACAGCCCTCCAGCCCCTGGACATCAACGCTgacg AGTTTGTAGCAGAAGATCCCTCTAAATCTGTCAAGAAGCCCAAAAGAG GTCAGAAGAAGACCCCGGCCCCCAAATCGGGCAGAAAGGGCAGCCGACGGGCAGAGTCGTCTGAGGAGAG CGACGGCGAGAACGTGCCCGAGTCGCTTCCCCGGGCCCGGCCCTCTCGCAGGGCGAAGACGGCGGCTCTGGAGAGGTACAAGCTGGACCTGAACCCCCTCATCGACCAGGAGGCCAACACCTCCTAA